A window of Chitinophagales bacterium contains these coding sequences:
- a CDS encoding DUF2911 domain-containing protein, whose protein sequence is MKKLLLAAGLLLTVGLSAQLTTPPSGGNKRAMVGEQIGLTQVNIHYDRPGVKGREGQIYGTGIVHSGFIDQQFGPSKSAPWRAGANENTTIEFSTDVTIEGKQLPAGKYGLFVAYDPNACTVIFSKNSISWGSYFYNPEEDALRVTVKPVALDRSVEWLKYEFTNQTDNSATIALQWEKLSIPFKVETDLVKNQLTIFRNELRNRLGFTWQSWNQAAAWCAQRKTNLDEALLWADTATSAIFGGNMVFQTHVTKANVLKAMGRNEEADAVLKSAMPLGSVIDLHQYGRQLLAQKKTTEALEIFKMNYAKNPDQFTTLVGLARGYSGVGDFKNALKYMTKALPLAPDDQNKKSVGDMIDKLKNKQDVN, encoded by the coding sequence ATGAAAAAACTCCTTCTGGCAGCAGGCCTGCTTTTGACGGTTGGCTTGTCTGCACAATTGACCACCCCTCCCAGTGGCGGAAATAAAAGAGCCATGGTTGGCGAACAGATCGGTCTCACTCAGGTAAATATCCATTATGATCGTCCCGGTGTAAAAGGAAGGGAAGGTCAGATCTATGGAACCGGAATCGTTCATTCTGGTTTTATCGATCAGCAATTTGGGCCTTCCAAATCAGCGCCCTGGCGGGCTGGTGCAAATGAAAATACCACCATCGAATTTTCCACCGATGTTACCATTGAAGGGAAACAGCTCCCTGCCGGGAAATATGGACTTTTCGTTGCCTATGATCCCAATGCCTGTACCGTGATCTTCTCCAAAAATTCCATTTCCTGGGGTAGCTATTTTTATAACCCGGAGGAAGATGCACTTCGGGTCACCGTAAAACCCGTTGCCCTGGATCGTTCCGTTGAATGGTTGAAGTATGAATTCACCAATCAAACAGATAATTCAGCCACGATCGCCTTGCAGTGGGAAAAATTATCCATCCCCTTTAAGGTGGAAACCGACCTCGTCAAAAATCAGTTAACCATTTTCCGGAATGAACTCCGCAACAGACTGGGTTTTACCTGGCAGAGTTGGAACCAGGCCGCAGCCTGGTGCGCTCAGCGCAAGACCAACCTGGATGAAGCCTTGCTTTGGGCCGATACAGCCACCAGCGCCATCTTTGGAGGTAATATGGTATTCCAGACACATGTCACAAAAGCCAATGTCCTAAAAGCCATGGGCAGAAATGAAGAAGCGGATGCCGTGCTGAAAAGCGCCATGCCACTCGGTAGCGTGATCGATCTGCATCAATACGGCCGGCAATTACTTGCGCAGAAAAAAACAACCGAAGCGCTGGAAATATTTAAAATGAATTATGCCAAAAATCCTGATCAATTTACCACGCTGGTTGGATTGGCGCGGGGATACTCAGGAGTTGGCGATTTCAAGAATGCGTTGAAATACATGACCAAAGCCCTGCCGCTGGCACCCGATGACCAGAACAAAAAATCAGTGGGTGATATGATTGATAAATTAAAGAATAAGCAGGATGTGAATTGA
- a CDS encoding pyridoxine 5'-phosphate synthase, producing the protein MTKLSVNINKFATLRNSRGGNNPDVVKAAIDAERFGADGVTVHPRPDERHIRYADVRQIRKIITTEFNIEGNCREPRFIELVLETKPHQVTLVPDAEGQLTSDHGWDTITHREYLQTTIKLFKDAGIRVSIFVDPVLDIVEGAAATGTDRIELYTEAYAREFAAGHKEKAIAPYVAAAHKAIALGLGINAGHDLDLHNLGYFSQGLPGLDEVSIGHALVCDALYLGYENSIQLYKRQLQR; encoded by the coding sequence ATGACAAAACTGTCTGTCAACATCAACAAATTTGCCACCCTGCGGAATAGCCGTGGAGGAAATAACCCCGATGTGGTAAAAGCAGCCATCGATGCGGAACGTTTTGGCGCTGATGGAGTAACCGTTCATCCCCGTCCGGATGAACGCCATATCCGGTATGCCGATGTTCGGCAGATCCGAAAGATCATCACTACTGAATTCAATATTGAAGGAAATTGCCGGGAGCCCCGTTTTATTGAGCTGGTACTGGAAACAAAACCCCATCAAGTTACCCTCGTACCCGATGCAGAAGGTCAGCTGACCAGCGATCATGGATGGGACACCATCACCCACCGGGAATATTTACAGACCACCATCAAGTTATTTAAAGACGCCGGAATTCGTGTTTCCATTTTTGTAGACCCTGTACTGGATATTGTAGAAGGCGCAGCTGCTACCGGCACCGATCGGATCGAACTTTATACGGAAGCCTATGCCCGGGAATTTGCCGCAGGGCACAAAGAAAAAGCCATTGCTCCCTATGTTGCCGCCGCTCATAAAGCCATTGCCTTAGGCCTTGGGATCAATGCCGGTCATGATCTTGACCTGCATAACCTGGGCTACTTCAGCCAGGGTTTACCCGGTCTGGATGAGGTCAGCATCGGTCATGCCCTTGTCTGCGATGCCCTATACCTTGGGTATGAGAACAGCATCCAATTATATAAACGGCAACTGCAACGCTGA
- a CDS encoding proprotein convertase P-domain-containing protein, protein MRKLYLALFFAILSIVSIQSLAQVSAYSYSQSNGTYTAITGGTVLGNTSSDDERFVDPASPLGGTTTTGVGFPIGFTFKYNGTDYDRLAVNNNGWISLGISSLTPAVDITSTSSYTPLASTSTHTNANLRARIGGMGRDLQGQTGSSIRLETIGTAPNRQCVVQFTNYKRFGTAGTGDNFNFQIILNETTNTVQVVFGTMVFNTTTTTSSICHVGLGGNASTDFNNRQTTAPHNWNATTAGTTNTQGCQNATSTIAVTAPASGLTMTWTAPACQSPSGIVASAITLTSATISWTASGTATSYDWEIRTSGACGSGAPIQSGNSATTSVNLTGLNPSTTYTFCISSSCAGPTSSAWISSTFTTLCAPVNVPYLVNFDGVTTPALPVCTAVQDVNGGTTWATVAAPTGYTGNILRYGFSSTLPGDDWFYTNAVHLVAGTTYKLKLRYGNNSSSFSEAMEVKYGTVASPAGMTTSLLNYPVITGNSPTNDSTLFVPSATGDYYFGFHSYSDVDQWNLYLDDISITELPAADIGAIAINTPTVYCPDPAASNLEAVIQNFGASTIDFASNPATITVNVGGAGSGTLTGTLNTGTLAVGSTATISLTPAFSFAASGNYTFEVIATAVGDGNSSNSTFNGSKFINSVPVVNLGADVDQCTNTGIVLSANTQPAGSSYVWNTGATTPTLTATATGQYYLTVTSPLINGPGTKTFTTNTPVGIFDLQTVNSTQAVSGLTRTTMSATSINQVCINITHTWNSDMDIQLVSPSGTIMDLSIGNGGSGDNYTNTCFSPSASVPIFSGTSPFTGTFLPEEPFTVFNGQNPNGNWSLRVTDFFNGDQGTINSWFIVFNDSIPTPGTGCSAADTINATVRPVPLVDLGPDAIVCAGGTKTLNPGTQPTGSTFLWNTNATTSTLVAASTGLYWVEVTNSQACSKRDSINVTVIAPIVTTLNLPFDTLYVNSPITALSGGSPAGTGGVYSGVGISGTSINPAAFPQGNHQVTYTFTDANGCVGTASDVFTVVANTANKVNLYPNPSTGGNFRMVVATDFVGAFVTAYDQTGHKMGSWTLGGKLNDYSLDWPAGRYTLIIRNSAGVEVQKQLIIVK, encoded by the coding sequence ATGAGAAAGCTTTACTTAGCTCTATTTTTTGCTATTTTATCCATTGTCTCCATCCAGTCGCTGGCTCAGGTCAGTGCTTACTCTTATTCACAATCAAACGGAACTTACACTGCCATTACAGGTGGAACTGTTTTAGGAAACACTTCCAGTGATGACGAGCGTTTTGTTGACCCCGCCTCGCCATTAGGTGGTACAACAACAACAGGTGTTGGTTTTCCTATTGGATTTACCTTTAAGTACAATGGTACTGACTATGACCGTTTAGCGGTCAACAATAATGGTTGGATCTCCCTTGGTATTTCTTCACTCACACCCGCTGTAGACATCACAAGTACGAGTTCCTATACGCCTCTTGCCTCTACTTCCACCCATACAAATGCCAATTTACGGGCACGCATTGGTGGTATGGGTCGTGACCTGCAAGGACAAACCGGTTCGAGCATTCGGTTGGAAACAATTGGAACCGCTCCAAACCGTCAATGTGTTGTTCAGTTTACCAATTACAAACGATTTGGAACAGCAGGTACCGGTGATAATTTCAATTTTCAGATCATTCTGAATGAAACCACCAATACCGTACAGGTTGTATTTGGCACGATGGTATTTAATACCACCACAACCACATCCTCCATTTGCCATGTTGGTCTGGGTGGAAATGCCAGTACAGATTTTAACAACCGCCAGACCACGGCCCCCCATAACTGGAATGCAACAACGGCGGGTACAACCAATACACAAGGTTGTCAAAATGCCACTTCAACCATTGCGGTTACAGCGCCTGCTTCCGGGCTTACCATGACCTGGACAGCACCCGCTTGTCAATCACCCTCTGGAATAGTTGCTTCTGCCATAACATTGACTTCTGCAACCATTAGCTGGACAGCAAGTGGTACTGCCACTTCATATGATTGGGAAATCCGTACCTCAGGTGCCTGTGGTTCCGGCGCGCCGATCCAAAGCGGTAACTCAGCTACCACTTCAGTTAACCTGACGGGGTTGAATCCTAGTACAACGTATACCTTCTGTATCAGTTCATCCTGTGCAGGGCCCACATCCAGCGCCTGGATATCCTCTACATTTACTACGCTGTGTGCACCAGTCAATGTTCCCTATCTGGTGAATTTTGATGGGGTGACCACTCCTGCCTTACCAGTGTGTACAGCAGTGCAAGATGTGAATGGTGGAACCACCTGGGCTACGGTTGCTGCTCCAACAGGATATACTGGAAATATTCTTCGCTATGGATTTTCGTCCACTTTACCCGGTGATGATTGGTTTTATACCAATGCTGTTCACCTGGTAGCCGGCACAACCTACAAGCTTAAATTACGTTACGGCAACAACAGCTCAAGCTTCTCAGAAGCCATGGAAGTAAAATATGGCACTGTTGCCTCCCCTGCTGGAATGACCACCAGCCTGCTGAATTATCCTGTGATCACAGGTAATTCACCCACCAATGATTCTACCTTGTTTGTTCCATCTGCCACAGGTGACTATTATTTTGGCTTCCACAGCTATTCAGATGTGGACCAGTGGAACCTGTATCTGGATGATATTTCAATAACTGAATTGCCCGCTGCCGATATTGGTGCCATTGCCATCAATACGCCAACGGTGTATTGTCCCGATCCTGCCGCCAGCAACCTGGAGGCCGTGATACAAAATTTTGGAGCTTCTACGATTGACTTTGCTTCCAATCCGGCTACAATCACAGTCAATGTAGGAGGAGCCGGTTCAGGTACCCTCACCGGTACATTGAATACAGGCACCCTGGCAGTAGGTAGTACCGCTACCATCAGCCTTACACCGGCCTTCTCTTTTGCTGCCAGCGGTAATTACACTTTCGAAGTAATTGCAACAGCAGTTGGAGATGGTAATTCATCCAATAGCACATTTAATGGTTCCAAATTTATCAACTCAGTTCCTGTGGTCAACCTCGGCGCTGATGTTGACCAGTGTACCAATACAGGTATTGTGCTTAGTGCCAATACACAGCCTGCCGGAAGTTCCTATGTATGGAATACCGGTGCTACTACGCCTACCTTGACAGCAACAGCAACCGGCCAGTATTATCTGACCGTAACAAGCCCGTTGATCAATGGCCCCGGCACTAAAACCTTTACCACGAACACCCCGGTTGGCATCTTCGACCTGCAAACCGTGAACTCCACACAGGCAGTATCCGGATTGACACGGACCACTATGTCAGCCACAAGCATCAACCAGGTTTGTATCAATATTACACATACCTGGAACTCGGATATGGATATCCAACTGGTATCTCCTTCCGGAACGATCATGGACCTGTCGATTGGTAATGGCGGTTCTGGTGATAACTACACCAATACCTGCTTCTCCCCTTCGGCCTCTGTTCCCATTTTCTCGGGTACTTCGCCTTTCACCGGAACCTTCTTACCAGAAGAACCTTTCACCGTATTCAACGGCCAAAACCCGAATGGTAACTGGTCATTGCGTGTGACTGACTTCTTTAATGGTGATCAGGGTACGATCAATAGCTGGTTCATTGTATTCAATGATTCTATCCCAACACCAGGCACAGGTTGTTCGGCTGCTGATACCATCAATGCAACGGTTCGTCCTGTTCCGCTTGTTGACCTTGGACCTGATGCGATCGTTTGTGCCGGTGGTACCAAAACACTTAACCCCGGAACTCAGCCTACTGGTTCTACCTTCCTTTGGAACACCAATGCTACTACCTCTACCTTAGTGGCTGCTTCCACCGGATTGTACTGGGTTGAAGTAACCAATAGCCAGGCTTGTTCGAAACGCGATTCGATCAATGTAACTGTGATCGCGCCAATCGTTACCACACTCAACCTGCCATTTGATACCTTGTATGTCAACTCTCCGATCACTGCATTAAGTGGTGGTTCACCGGCTGGCACAGGTGGTGTCTACTCAGGTGTGGGTATCAGTGGAACCTCTATTAACCCGGCTGCCTTCCCGCAAGGAAACCACCAGGTGACCTATACCTTTACCGACGCTAATGGTTGCGTAGGTACGGCTTCGGATGTATTCACCGTAGTGGCCAACACCGCCAACAAGGTCAATCTCTACCCGAACCCAAGCACGGGAGGTAATTTCCGCATGGTGGTTGCCACCGACTTTGTGGGTGCCTTTGTAACCGCATATGATCAAACAGGTCACAAAATGGGTTCCTGGACCCTGGGTGGAAAATTGAACGATTATTCGCTGGATTGGCCGGCTGGTCGTTACACCCTGATCATCCGCAACAGCGCAGGTGTGGAAGTACAGAAACAACTGATCATCGTCAAATAA